The proteins below come from a single Oncorhynchus keta strain PuntledgeMale-10-30-2019 chromosome 32, Oket_V2, whole genome shotgun sequence genomic window:
- the LOC118384783 gene encoding protein ELFN1-like encodes MTSRGAPMACGGAMVMSAFFWSVAIVYLTHIGRVNGDCWLIEGEKGFVWLAICSQNQPPYEAIPTHINSTIVDLRLNENKIKSVHFSALSRFANLTYLNLTKNEINYIDDGAFSAQFNLQVLQLGFNKLRNLTEGILRGLGKLQYLYLQANLIETVTPNAFLECYSLENIDLSMNRIQQLDGSTFTSLTKLTTCELYTNPFNCSCELLGFVKWLSAFPNRTNERMVCDSPSGVSGYSLLSQNPNIPTFRNALHMLSTVCTDDYVTPYIPVPPETTTLPPDYTPCGLEDCPSGTEPDESMSINPTVTNVDVKPSMKLKQVSKTSATITVQIPHPFKKMYSLVLYNNSFFTDIQNLKIQNEDIELKNLKPHTEYTYCVASIKNNLRFNHTCLAVSTGPWNGKERSQNHATATHYIMTILGCLFSMVIVLGVVYYCLRKKRQQDEKHKKAGSLKKSIIELKYGQELEGGTISRMSQKQMMAGESMSRMPYLPSGSEMEQYKLQEIRDDMPKMAKGSYIEVRGTGDHHERRECEMSMPGMSMPGNSQGSVAEISTIAKEVDKVNQIINNCIDALKSESTSFQGVKSGAVSTQDPQLVLISEQPQSKSGFLSPVYKDSYHHSLQRHHTSDVPPKRPSTATGGPMRSPRPYRSESKYIEKTSPTGETILTVTPAAAILRAEAEKIRQYNEHRHSYPDSHQLQIEELEGPGSHKPSILEPLTRPRPRDMAYSPLSPQYHNLSYSSSPEYYCKPHHTIWERFKLRGKRHKDEDEYMAAGHALRKKVQFAKDEDLHDILDYWKGVSAQQKS; translated from the coding sequence ATGACATCAAGAGGAGCACCAATGGCCTGCGGTGGAGCTATGGTAATGAGTGCCTTTTTCTGGTCTGTGGCCATAGTATATTTGACCCATATAGGCAGAGTCAATGGGGACTGCTGGCTCATCGAAGGCGAGAAGGGTTTTGTGTGGCTGGCCATCTGCAGCCAAAACCAGCCTCCATACGAGGCAATCCCCACGCATATCAACAGCACCATTGTGGACCTTCGGCTCAATGAAAACAAGATCAAAAGTGTCCATTTCTCTGCCCTCAGCCGCTTCGCCAACCTGACCTACCTAAACCTGACCAAGAATGAGATCAACTACATAGATGACGGGGCCTTTTCTGCCCAGTTCAACTTACAGGTCCTTCAGTTAGGCTTCAACAAACTCCGCAACCTTACTGAGGGCATCCTCAGGGGTTTGGGCAAGCTGCAGTACCTCTACCTCCAGGCCAATCTGATTGAGACTGTGACACCCAATGCCTTTTTGGAGTGCTATAGCCTGGAAAACATCGACCTCTCCATGAACCGTATCCAGCAGCTAGATGGGTCCACGTTTACCAGCCTGACTAAACTGACTACCTGTGAGCTGTATACCAACCCTTTCAACTGTTCCTGTGAACTACTTGGCTTTGTGAAGTGGCTCTCTGCATTCCCCAACAGGACAAATGAACGGATGGTCTGTGACTCCCCATCAGGTGTCTCTGGCTACAGTCTGCTCAGCCAGAACCCTAACATCCCAACTTTTCGGAATGCCCTCCATATGCTCTCCACTGTGTGTACAGACGACTATGTGACGCCGTACATACCTGTGCCTCCTGAGACcaccacactcccaccagactaCACTCCCTGTGGGCTGGAGGACTGTCCCTCCGGAACTGAGCCAGATGAGAGTATGAGTATCAACCCAACAGTGACTAATGTGGATGTAAAACCCAGTATGAAGCTGAAGCAAGTCTCTAAAACAAGCGCCACCATCACTGTTCAGATCCCCCATCCCTTCAAGAAGATGTACAGCCTGGTTCTCTACAATAACAGTTTTTTCACTGATATTCAAAACCTCAAAATTCAGAATGAGGACATTGAACTTAAAAACCTGAAACCCCATACCGAATACACGTACTGTGTCGCTTCTATAAAGAATAATCTTAGATTCAATCATACTTGTCTGGCAGTCTCCACAGGACCCTGGAATGGGAAAGAGAGATCACAAAACCATGCAACAGCTACGCACTACATTATGACCATCCTAGGTTGTCTCTTTAGTATGGTGATTGTCCTAGGGGTGGTCTACTATTGCTTGCGTAAAAAACGTCAGCAAGATGAAAAGCACAAAAAGGCAGGCAGCCTGAAGAAAAGTATAATTGAACTCAAATATGGACAAGAGCTCGAAGGGGGAACCATTTCCAGAATGTCACAGAAGCAAATGATGGCTGGGGAGAGTATGTCCCGCATGCCATACCTACCATCTGGTAGTGAAATGGAGCAGTACAAACTGCAGGAGATAAGAGATGATATGCCTAAAATGGCCAAGGGAAGTTACATAGAGGTGCGAGGAACCGGGGACCACCATGAACGCAGAGAGTGTGAGATGTCCATGCCTGGGATGTCCATGCCTGGGAACAGCCAAGGGTCAGTGGCTGAGATTTCAACCATTGCAAAAGAGGTGGATAAGGTCAATCAGATCATTAACAACTGTATCGATGCTCTGAAATCAGAATCCACATCTTTTCAAGGGGTGAAATCAGGAGCTGTGTCCACCCAGGACCCCCAGCTGGTCCTGATATCAGAGCAGCCGCAGAGCAAGTCTGGCTTCCTGTCCCCAGTGTATAAGGACAGCTACCACCACTCGTTACAGAGGCACCACACCTCGGATGTCCCACCAAAGCGGCCCAGCACTGCCACTGGAGGTCCAATGCGGAGCCCAAGGCCTTACCGCTCAGAGTCCAAGTACATAGAGAAGACCTCGCCAACGGGTGAGACCATCCTCACTGTAACGCCTGCCGCTGCCATCCTTAGGGCAGAGGCGGAGAAGATCAGGCAGTACAATGAGCACCGGCATTCCTATCCCGACAGCCACCAGCTGCAGATCGAGGAGCTGGAAGGGCCCGGAAGCCACAAGCCCTCCATCCTTGAGCCCCTAACTCGGCCACGCCCCAGAGACATGGCGTACTCTCCGCTCTCACCTCAGTACCATAACCTCAGCTACTCCTCCAGTCCTGAGTACTACTGCAAACCACATCACACTATCTGGGAGCGCTTCAAACTCCGTGGCAAACGGCACAAAGACGAGGACGAGTACATGGCTGCAGGGCATGCGCTACGTAAAAAAGTGCAGTTTGCCAAGGATGAAGACCTGCATGACATTTTAGACTACTGGAAAGGGGTATCTGCTCAACAAAAATCTTAA